The following is a genomic window from Clostridium fungisolvens.
GGGGTATGTATAATGGATAAACTTATGGGAATTGTTCAGTACATCTTAGGAATTGGACCAACGGCAATATTGCCAATCGCAATCTTAATAATCGGATTAATATTTGGAACTGGTTTCAAAAAAGCATTTAAATCTGGAATAATAATTGGTATTGGTTTTGTAGGTATAAATCTAGTGGCAGGTCTTTTAACAGGTACATTAGGTCCTGTAGCACAAGCTATGGTTGCAAGATTTGGTTTGAATCTAACTGTAATAGACGCTGGATGGCCAGCAGCAGCAGCAGCAGCTTGGGCTTCACCAGTAGCAGCTATATTAATCCCAATATGTTTGATAGTTAACCTAATAATGATATTCTTCAAACTTACAAACACTCTTGATATTGATATCTGGAATTATTGGCACTTTGTTGCAGCAGGAGCTACTGGATATATAGTAACTGGCAGCTGGTGGTTTGCAATACTTTGTGCAGTATTATATGAAATCATTGTTTTAATTGTAGCAGACAAAACTGCTCCTATGGTTAAAAACTTCTACGACCTTGATGGTATATCACTTCCAACTGGATCAACCGCAGCTTTTGCACCTTTAGGATATTTAATAGGAAATGTAGTTGAGAGAATACCTGGAATTAGTAAATTACACGCAGATCCTCAATCAATTCAAAAAAGATTTGGTATATTTGGAGAACCTATGATGATGGGTTTAATACTAGGATGTGTACTTGGAGCACTTGCTGGACAAGATCCTGGAACTATATTTAAAACAGGTATATCAATGGCCGGTGTAATGCTTTTAATGCCAAGAATGGTAAAGATATTAATGGAAGGTTTAATTCCTATATCAGAAGCAGTTAAAAAGATGCTTCAAACAAAATATGCAGGAAGAGAATTATATATTGGTATAGATGCAGCTGTATCAGTTGGACATCCATCAGTTATGGCAACAGCATTAATTCTAGTTCCAATTACATTATTCTTAGCAGTAATATTACCAGGAAACAAAGTATTACCTTTCGGAGATTTAGCAACTATACCTTTCTACATGGCATTTATAGTTGGATTTAGAAAAGGAAATATCGTTCACTCTGTAATCACTGGAACTATATTAATAGCTATATCATTATTTATGGCTACAAACTTTGCTGATGTTCATACATCAATGATGGCAAATGCAAACTTCCATATGCCAAATGGTGCAACTCAAATTTCAAGCTTAGATATGGGTGGTAACTTATTTAACTGGTTAATATTAAAATTTGCTGAATTAGCTAAAGCTTTATTCTAAAAATTTAAATATATAAAATAATTAAGGTAAGAGGAGGAAATTATGAAGGCAGCAGTATTGCACTCAGTAGGAGATATAAGGTATGAAAATATCGAAATAAAGCCTTATGGAGATGATGAAGTTAAGATAAAGGTTAAGGCAGCAGGGATATGTGGATCAGATCCTCCAAGAGCACTAAAGAAATGGAAATATCCTGTACCAGCTATATTAGGACATGAATTTTCAGGTTATATAGTTGAAGTAGGTAAGAATGTTAAAGGTTTTAAAGTTGGGGACAGAGTTGTTGCAGTTCCATTAGAACCATGTCATCAATGTGAGTATTGTAAAAAAGGACAATTTTCACTTTGTGAGAGTTACGATATGTTAGGGGCCACTTCTTTTGGAGGATTTGCAGAATATGCAAATGTAAAAGCAACTAATGTGTTAAAGATAGATGATATTGATTATGAAGAAGCTGCTATGATTGAACCTTTGGCAGTAGCACTACATGGGGTGTTAAATATAAATCCTCAACTTGGAGACACAGTAGCTGTTCTAGGAGCAGGAACTATCGGACAACTTACAATTCAATGGCTTAAAGTATCTGGAGTTGAAAAAATTATTGCAGTAGATATATCAGATAAGAAAATATCTGAGGCTATGAGTTTAGGTGCAGATATTGGAATAAACGCTTTAAAAGAAAATCCAGTAGAAAAGATAATGGAATTGACTAATGGATTTGGAGTAGATATCTGTATAGAGTGCGCAGGTTCAAAAATTACTCAAGAACAATGCTTACTAGTTACTAAGAAAAAAGGAAAAATAGGTTATCAGGGCATAGGACATGCAGGAATTGAATTATCAGAAGTTGCATTTGAAGGTATATTTAGAAAAGAATTGAATATTCAAGGTTTTTGGAATTCATATTCGGCACCATTTCCAGGGCAAGAATGGTTCAAGAGCATTGAGTATGTAAAGCAAAAAAAGATTAAATTAAAACAACTTATATCACATAGATTTTCTCTAGAAGATACAGCTAAAGCTTTTGAAATGATCGGAGAAAGAAAAGAAGAATATAACAAAATAATGATAGTTCAAGACTAGAGGGGGGATTTATAAGTGAAAGCATTAACAAAGACTAAACCAGGATATGACAACATGGAGTTATTGGACATAGTTGAACCCGTAGCCGAAAAAAACTTAGTGAAAATAAAGGTTGAGTTTAGCGGAATATGTGGTTCGGATCTTCATTCCTTTAAGGGAGAGTATGCCAATATAAAAACCCCAGTGGTTTTAGGTCATGAATTTTCTGGTGTAGTAGTAGAAATAGGATCTGAAGTAAAAAAAGTTAAAGTTGGAGATAGGGTTACAAGTGAAACAACTTTTGAAACTTGTGGAGAGTGTGATTACTGTAAAAGTAAAGACTACAACTTATGTCCATCAAGAAGAGGTATAGGGACTCAAGTAAATGGTAGCTTTGCTGAGTATTTAATATCTCGAGAAGAAAGTGTTCACGTATTACCAGAAGAAGTATCCTCGCTTTCAGCAGCTTTAACAGAACCTCTTGCTTGTTGTGTACATGCTGCCTTGGAAAAGACAACAGTGGTTAAAGATGATGTAGTTCTAGTTTTTGGCCCAGGACCAATAGGATTACTAGTAAGCCAAGTGGCAAAATCTCAAGGAGCTTATGTAATTCTTGCAGGAGTAACAAAGGATAAGGAAAGAATGAATTTGGCTACTGAACTTGGAATCGACAGAGTAGTGGATATACTACAAGAAGATTTAGAAAAAGTAGTCATGGAAAAAACAAATAATTATGGAGTTAATAAGGCATTTGACTGTTCAGGTGTAATCCATGCGGTTAATCAAGGATTGAAGCTTGTAAAGAAAAAAGGTGACTTTGTTCAAATCGGTATATTTGCTAAAAGCATGAATGAAATGAATCAAGAAGTCATAGTTCAAAGAGAAATAAACTATATAGGTTGTAGATCACAAAAACCAAGCTCATGGGTAACTTCATTAGAATTACTAAAAAATAAAAAAGTTGATACAGAAAAGCTTGTAACTAAGATAGTTCCACTTGATGACTGGAGAGATGGAATCGATGCAGCAATGCAGGGAACTGAAATAAAAGTAGTTATTAGATCTTAATTTGTAGAAGGAAGTGTTGTTATGAATGCAGATTTATTGAAGGTACATTCAGAAAAAATAAGAGAAAAAATATTAGTGATGATAACAGAAGCTCAGTCAGGACATCCAGGTGGATCACTATCTATAGCTGACATACTTACAGTTTTGTATTTTGAGCAAATGAATATAAATCTTGAGGATTTAAGAGATCCAGATAGAGACAGATTTGTTTTAGCAAAAGGGCATGCAGCACCTGCACTATACGCAACTCTAATGGAAAAAGGCATAGTATCTGAGGAATGGCTTGGTAAGTTAAGACAAATACATTCAATACTACAAGGACATCCAGATATGAAAGCAATTCCTGGAATAGATATGTCAACTGGATCACTGGGTCAAGGACTATCAGCAGCAAATGGAATGGCTTTAGCTGGAAGAGTTAAGAATAAAGATTACAGAGTTTACACAATTTTAGGTGATGGAGAATGCCAAGAAGGACAAGTTTGGGAAGCAGCAATGGCGGCAGCTCATTATAAATTAGACAATTTAACTGCTTTTCTTGATTTTAATGGTCTACAAATCGATGGTAAAAATTCAGAAGTTATGAACATCAATCCAATTGATGAGAAGTTTAAAGCATTTGGATGGAATGTAATATGTATAGATGGACATGATTTTGAACAAATAAATAATGCCGTTGAAGAAGCTAAAACTGTTAAGGGAAAACCAACAATGATTATCGCTAAAACTCATAAAGGAAAAGGCGTATCATTTATGGAAGATAATGCAGGATGGCATGGAGTAGCACCAAGTAGAGAAGAACTAAATGCAGCATTGAAGGAAATCAAGGGAGGTAATTAATATGAAAATGGCTACTAGAGAAGCATACGGTCAAGCTATATCAGAACTTGGAAAAGTTAATGAAAATATAGTAGTACTAGATGCTGATTTATCTAAATCCACTAAAAGTGCAGATTTTAAAAAGGTTGCACCAGAGAGATTTTTTAATATGGGAATAGCTGAAGCGAACATGGTAGGTACTGCAGCAGGACTTTCTACTTGTGGACTTATACCATTTGCATCAACTTTTGCGATGTTTGCAGCTGGAAGAGCTTTTGAACAAATCAGAAATTCTGTTGCTTATCCTAAATTAAATGTAAAGATAGTTGCAAGCCATGCAGGTATAACTGTTGGAGAAGATGGAGCCTCTCACCAAGCTATAGAAGATTTATCTCTAATGAGAAGTATTCCTGGTATGGTAGTAATTAACCCTAGTGATGGAGAAGAAACTAAACAAGCTATAAAAGCTGCTGCAGAATATTATGGGCCAGTATATATAAGAGTAGGTAGAATGGCTGTAGAAGATATACATCCAAATGGTTGTGACTTTAAGATCGGTAAGGGAGAGTTACTTAGATCAGGAAGCAAAGCAACTATAATTGCTACTGGTATAACTGTTGAAATGGCTTTGGAAGTAAGTAAAGAATTAGCTATAGATGGTATAGATGTTTCAGTTATTAACATGGCAACATTGAAGCCAATTGATAAGGAACTAATCATATCTGAGGCTAAAAAGACAGGAAAGATAATAACTATAGAAGAACATAGCATAATAGGTGGACTTGGTTCAGCTGTATGTGAAGTTGTTAGTGAAGAAAATCTTGCTTCTGTGAAAAGATTAGGAATGAAAGACACTTTTGGACAGTCAGGAAAACCAAAAGATTTAATGGAATTCTATGGATTGACAAAAGAACACTTAAAGGAAGAAGTTGTAGCAACAATCTTAGGTTAATAAAAATAATAAATTAAAAGTGGGGGAGTAAGTTATGGAAGCAATAATTTCACCATCATTGTTGTCAGCCAATCCATGTAATTATGGAGAAGATTTTAAGATTTTTAATAATAAAGATATAAAATCAATACACATAGACATTATGGATGGTCATTATGTTCCGAATCTATCCTTTGGAATAGACCAAGTGGCAGCACTGAGAAAACTAACAGATATTGAATTTGATGTTCACTTGATGGTAACAGAACCAGATAAGTTTGTAGAAGCATTAGTGGAAGCTGGAGCAAACAGCATTACAATACATGCTGAGGTAGCACTACATCTGTATAAAAGCATACATTACTTAAAAAGCTTTGGTATAAAAGCAGGAGTAGCGATTAATCCGGCAACACCAATAGGTTGCTTAGAGCACATTTATCCAATAGCAAATAGAATATTAATAATGTCAGTAGAGCCAGGTTTCGGAGGACAATCATTTATACCATTCACCTTGGAAAAGATAAAAGCGCTTAATGAAATCAAGAAGAGAAATAATTATGACTTTACGATTCAGGTAGATGGGGGCATTACACTTGGCAATATTAAAGAGGTTATTGATTGTGGAGCTAGAGACATAGTCATAGGATCATCACTATTTAAACAAGATTTAGCTGAAAACATAGACTTGTTTAACAAGGTAATTAATGAAATTAAAAACATCCCATAGCCCCCACAGTGTTAATAAAAAAGTAGGAGAATATTGCGAGTATTCTCCTATTCTTTTATAAATTATACTACGAGACTAATGGATTTACAATAATGAAGAATTTAGCAAATATTGAAAGGTTGATATAGATATGAAAATTGCCATAGGTTGTGATCACGGAGGATTAAAACTAAAGAATAAAATAAGACAGTATTTGTTGGGAAAAAATATTGAGGTTCAAGATTTTGGGGCGTTTAGCGAAGTCAGTGTGGACTATCCTGAATACTGTATTAAGGTTTCTAAAGCTGTATTAGAAAAAGAATGTGAACTTGGTATATTGTGCTGCGGAACAGGAATTGGAATGTCAATAGCAGCAAATAAATTCAATGGGATTAGAGCTGCAGTAGTAAGTGACACTTTTTCAGCTAGAGCTACTAAGGAGCACAATAATACAAATATATTATGTCTAGGGGAAAGAGTAATAGGAGAAGGTCTAGCTCTTGACATAGTTGATACTTGGATTAACGCTGAATTTTTAGGTGGTAGACATAGCAATAGATTAGCTATGGTTGAGAATATTGAACGTGGAGAGGTATAAAGATGAAACACTTCAATCCGAAATCTATTTTCAAACCCCCTCTGGTTTCTGAGAGAAGAATTTGAAAATATGCATTTGATTATGAAGTGGTTCACCAAAATTCATACTAATAAAGTAATATTATTTGAAAAATTATATATATTTAACAAGGTATAGTGAGTTAACAAAAGTTATTCAAACATAAGATATTATCTATGTTTGAAATTAAACGCTAATATATTTAAGTAGCTAGGGGGAATTTTTATGATCGAAAAATTAAAGAAGCTTCAAAACGGCACAGATATAAGAGGAATAGCTATTGAAAATTCAGAGCATAGCGTAAATTTTACACCTAGAGTAGCAAGATTTATAGGACATGGATTCTTTAATTGGTTAAGAAATAAAAATACTGATAATAAGAAAATTAATATAGCTGTAGGAATAGATTCTAGACTATCGGGGCCTTCCATAAAGGAAGAGGTAATAGACTTGCTAATAAACGTTGGGTGTGATGTTTACGATTGTGGGATGTGTACCACTCCTGCTATGTTTATGACTACAATACATGAAAGCTATAAATGTGATGGAGCTATAATGATTACTGCAAGTCATCTACCTTACTATTATAATGGACTTAAATTTTTTACTCCACAGGGTGGATGTGAAAAAGAGGATGTAAGAGAAATCTTGAATACTGCTTGTGAAACAGAGCTTGTTTATACTGCAAAAGGAAGTTTAAATAAGATAGATTTTATAGAAGAATACTCAAATATTCTAGTAAATAAGATAAGAAATGAAGTTAATTCACAAACTAATTATAACGAACCGTTACAAGGACTAAAGATAATTGTAGATGCAGGAAATGGTGCAGGCGGTTTTTTTGCAAACAAAGTGCTTAAAAGATTAGGAGCAGACACTGAAGGAAGTCAATTTTTAAATCCTGATGGAATGTTTCCGAACCATATTCCGAATCCAGAAAATAAAGAAGCGATGAAATCAATTAGAGATGCTGTGATAAAATCAAGAGCAGATTTAGGTATAATATTTGATACTGATGTAGACAGAGCTGCAATAGTTAGCAGTGATGGGACTGAGATAAACAGAAACTCATTGATAGCACTGATTTCAGCCATAGTTCTAGAAGAACATCCGAGATCCATAATAGTTACAGATTCAGTAACTTCTAATGGACTTAGAGATTTTATTACAGACCTAGGTGGAAGGCATCATAGATTTAAAAGAGGATATAGAAATGTTATAAATGAATCCAAGAGAATAAACGAAGAAGGGTTAGACAGTCAGCTTGCTATTGAGACTTCAGGACATGCTGCTTTAAAGGAAAATTACTTTTTAGATGATGGAGCTTATCTTATAGCTAAAATATTGATTAAGATGGCAAAGCTAAAAGAACAGGGAAAGAAGATAGAGAGTTTAATAAAAAATCTAAAAAAACCTTTAGAAAGCACGGAAGTTAGAGTTAAAATAAAAACTGAAGAGTTTAGCAGCTATGGAAGTCAAGTTATTAGTGGTCTAAGAAATTATGTATCTAATATTCCAGGATGGAGTATTGAGGATAAAAACTATGAGGGAATAAAAATCAATTGTGATAAAGCTAACGGTGATGGATGGCTGTTATTAAGAATGTCGTTGCATGAACCAGTGTTACCTATAAATATAGAATCAGATTCTAAAGGCGGTACTAGCAACATATTAAAGGTATTAACATCATTCCTTAAGAAATACGAAGAGTTGGATCTATCAGAAATTGAGCGTATAATAAAAAAGGATAAGGATCTTATATTATCATAAGGCTATCAGAATTATAGATTTTCTAACTCAACTATTAATTTACACATGACATATAATCACCAGAAGCCGTGAGTATCAAGCATGTATAAATTAAGTATATACTTCCTGAATATTCTACAAAGTTATCAAGTACCCTGCAAGATAACAGAAAGTTAAATTACGGAGGTGTAGGTAATGAAATTAGCTGCGTCAATAATGTGTGGAAATCAATTGAATTTAGATAGCGAATTGAAGGCATTAGAAGAAGCAAAAGTAGACTTATTACACTGCGATGTGATGGATGGCGTTTTTGTTAATAATCTAGCCATGGGACCATATGTGTTGGAAGCTATTAAAAATGGCACTAATATTCCTTTGGACATACATCTTGCTACCCTAAATCCAGAAAAATATATAAAGATGTATTCTTACTTAAAGCCAGAATATATGTCCTTTCATATAGAGGCAAGCAGTAATGTAGAAAGAGATATATATTTATTAAGAGAACAGGGGATTAAACCAGTACTCGCAATAAGTCCAGAAACTCCTATTGAAAATATTGAAAAGTACCTGCTAGAGGTAGAAATGATTTTAGCTATGACTGTGAATCCAGGTTTTGCTGGTCAAAAATTTAGATATGAAGTAATAGAGAAAATAGTTAGAATTAATAAATCACTTAAAGATAAGCCTGGGAGACCAATGATAGAAGTTGATGGATGTATCAATAAAACTACTATGGAAGCTTTGAGGGAGCAAGAAGTGGATGTTTTTGTCTTAGGAACTTCAGCTTTGTTTAAAAACGATGGACAAACATATAAGAAAAAGATAAAGGACATAAGAGAATCTTATAGTAATTACTTTAAAGTTAATCTGAAATGATGGATGTTAAATTATAAAAGTTATCATAAAGTTAGTTTACCTACAATAGACTAAATTTTATCTTAAATATATATTTTATTGTAAAAATATATAATAAAAATCCTTTGTAATTCATTAAATACATGAATTACAAAGGATTTTTTGCTTTTTTACAGTATGCGGATGATGCTGTCCATAATGCAGGTATACTATGAGAAAAGTGATTATTTAATTTCAACGAGATGCTTAATTTTCAGTAACACATTCTTTTAATATAAATATAATGATTAAGTAAATTTAAATCATTAATTTATAAGGAGAATCTACATGAAAACTCTTAAAAGGATCAGTATTATATTTTTGACCCTCATGCTTTCAGTTGTAGCTTTAATATCTTGCGGTGGACCAAAAACAACTCCAGAAGACAGTGCGAAGATAATTTTAGATGTAGTGATAAAAGATGATAAGAGTAATATTGATAAGGTAGGTATAACTGAAAAAGAATATACAGGCATTAGAGATGCTTTTGAAAATGGATTGATGAAGGGGATTTCATCTTCAGGAGTGGATGAAAACATATTAACTAACGAAGTAAAAGATAAGTTTAAAAGCGATATACTTACAGGTCTAAAGAAAGTAAAATATGAGGTAAAGAAAATATCTGAAGATAAAGATACTGCAAAGATAGAAGTGAAATTAAATGGATTTGATATGGAAAAGATAGCAAAAACAGCTGAAGATGAGCTTAAAAAGGAGTATGTAGCTAATCCATCTATGACTGAGAAAGATATCTACCAAGAATCCTTTAAAATTGTTGGTGGAAAAATTGCTGATGGTGTTCTTGTTGAAAATCCAAAGACTATGACTTTGACCTTTACTAAAGAAAACAATGTATGGATGCCAAAGGAAAGCGAATTAGTTGACTTGATGTCAGCAATAGTAAATTAACTATAAATTTATACTAGAAGTTGACAGCGAATATAATACATGATATCCTATGTTTAACAATTAACCTTTAACTTGATCCAGAGAGATCAATAAGGAAGTTATATTAATGCTAAAATGAAGATAAACCAAGCAGAGTTATAAGTATAACCTAGTATTTTATGA
Proteins encoded in this region:
- a CDS encoding zinc-binding dehydrogenase, translated to MKALTKTKPGYDNMELLDIVEPVAEKNLVKIKVEFSGICGSDLHSFKGEYANIKTPVVLGHEFSGVVVEIGSEVKKVKVGDRVTSETTFETCGECDYCKSKDYNLCPSRRGIGTQVNGSFAEYLISREESVHVLPEEVSSLSAALTEPLACCVHAALEKTTVVKDDVVLVFGPGPIGLLVSQVAKSQGAYVILAGVTKDKERMNLATELGIDRVVDILQEDLEKVVMEKTNNYGVNKAFDCSGVIHAVNQGLKLVKKKGDFVQIGIFAKSMNEMNQEVIVQREINYIGCRSQKPSSWVTSLELLKNKKVDTEKLVTKIVPLDDWRDGIDAAMQGTEIKVVIRS
- a CDS encoding transketolase family protein produces the protein MNMKMATREAYGQAISELGKVNENIVVLDADLSKSTKSADFKKVAPERFFNMGIAEANMVGTAAGLSTCGLIPFASTFAMFAAGRAFEQIRNSVAYPKLNVKIVASHAGITVGEDGASHQAIEDLSLMRSIPGMVVINPSDGEETKQAIKAAAEYYGPVYIRVGRMAVEDIHPNGCDFKIGKGELLRSGSKATIIATGITVEMALEVSKELAIDGIDVSVINMATLKPIDKELIISEAKKTGKIITIEEHSIIGGLGSAVCEVVSEENLASVKRLGMKDTFGQSGKPKDLMEFYGLTKEHLKEEVVATILG
- the rpe gene encoding ribulose-phosphate 3-epimerase — its product is MEAIISPSLLSANPCNYGEDFKIFNNKDIKSIHIDIMDGHYVPNLSFGIDQVAALRKLTDIEFDVHLMVTEPDKFVEALVEAGANSITIHAEVALHLYKSIHYLKSFGIKAGVAINPATPIGCLEHIYPIANRILIMSVEPGFGGQSFIPFTLEKIKALNEIKKRNNYDFTIQVDGGITLGNIKEVIDCGARDIVIGSSLFKQDLAENIDLFNKVINEIKNIP
- a CDS encoding transketolase, with product MNADLLKVHSEKIREKILVMITEAQSGHPGGSLSIADILTVLYFEQMNINLEDLRDPDRDRFVLAKGHAAPALYATLMEKGIVSEEWLGKLRQIHSILQGHPDMKAIPGIDMSTGSLGQGLSAANGMALAGRVKNKDYRVYTILGDGECQEGQVWEAAMAAAHYKLDNLTAFLDFNGLQIDGKNSEVMNINPIDEKFKAFGWNVICIDGHDFEQINNAVEEAKTVKGKPTMIIAKTHKGKGVSFMEDNAGWHGVAPSREELNAALKEIKGGN
- a CDS encoding ribulose-phosphate 3-epimerase, coding for MKLAASIMCGNQLNLDSELKALEEAKVDLLHCDVMDGVFVNNLAMGPYVLEAIKNGTNIPLDIHLATLNPEKYIKMYSYLKPEYMSFHIEASSNVERDIYLLREQGIKPVLAISPETPIENIEKYLLEVEMILAMTVNPGFAGQKFRYEVIEKIVRINKSLKDKPGRPMIEVDGCINKTTMEALREQEVDVFVLGTSALFKNDGQTYKKKIKDIRESYSNYFKVNLK
- a CDS encoding galactitol-1-phosphate 5-dehydrogenase, whose amino-acid sequence is MKAAVLHSVGDIRYENIEIKPYGDDEVKIKVKAAGICGSDPPRALKKWKYPVPAILGHEFSGYIVEVGKNVKGFKVGDRVVAVPLEPCHQCEYCKKGQFSLCESYDMLGATSFGGFAEYANVKATNVLKIDDIDYEEAAMIEPLAVALHGVLNINPQLGDTVAVLGAGTIGQLTIQWLKVSGVEKIIAVDISDKKISEAMSLGADIGINALKENPVEKIMELTNGFGVDICIECAGSKITQEQCLLVTKKKGKIGYQGIGHAGIELSEVAFEGIFRKELNIQGFWNSYSAPFPGQEWFKSIEYVKQKKIKLKQLISHRFSLEDTAKAFEMIGERKEEYNKIMIVQD
- a CDS encoding PTS galactitol transporter subunit IIC; translation: MDKLMGIVQYILGIGPTAILPIAILIIGLIFGTGFKKAFKSGIIIGIGFVGINLVAGLLTGTLGPVAQAMVARFGLNLTVIDAGWPAAAAAAWASPVAAILIPICLIVNLIMIFFKLTNTLDIDIWNYWHFVAAGATGYIVTGSWWFAILCAVLYEIIVLIVADKTAPMVKNFYDLDGISLPTGSTAAFAPLGYLIGNVVERIPGISKLHADPQSIQKRFGIFGEPMMMGLILGCVLGALAGQDPGTIFKTGISMAGVMLLMPRMVKILMEGLIPISEAVKKMLQTKYAGRELYIGIDAAVSVGHPSVMATALILVPITLFLAVILPGNKVLPFGDLATIPFYMAFIVGFRKGNIVHSVITGTILIAISLFMATNFADVHTSMMANANFHMPNGATQISSLDMGGNLFNWLILKFAELAKALF
- a CDS encoding DUF5105 domain-containing protein; amino-acid sequence: MKTLKRISIIFLTLMLSVVALISCGGPKTTPEDSAKIILDVVIKDDKSNIDKVGITEKEYTGIRDAFENGLMKGISSSGVDENILTNEVKDKFKSDILTGLKKVKYEVKKISEDKDTAKIEVKLNGFDMEKIAKTAEDELKKEYVANPSMTEKDIYQESFKIVGGKIADGVLVENPKTMTLTFTKENNVWMPKESELVDLMSAIVN
- the rpiB gene encoding ribose 5-phosphate isomerase B; the protein is MKIAIGCDHGGLKLKNKIRQYLLGKNIEVQDFGAFSEVSVDYPEYCIKVSKAVLEKECELGILCCGTGIGMSIAANKFNGIRAAVVSDTFSARATKEHNNTNILCLGERVIGEGLALDIVDTWINAEFLGGRHSNRLAMVENIERGEV
- a CDS encoding phosphomannomutase/phosphoglucomutase, encoding MIEKLKKLQNGTDIRGIAIENSEHSVNFTPRVARFIGHGFFNWLRNKNTDNKKINIAVGIDSRLSGPSIKEEVIDLLINVGCDVYDCGMCTTPAMFMTTIHESYKCDGAIMITASHLPYYYNGLKFFTPQGGCEKEDVREILNTACETELVYTAKGSLNKIDFIEEYSNILVNKIRNEVNSQTNYNEPLQGLKIIVDAGNGAGGFFANKVLKRLGADTEGSQFLNPDGMFPNHIPNPENKEAMKSIRDAVIKSRADLGIIFDTDVDRAAIVSSDGTEINRNSLIALISAIVLEEHPRSIIVTDSVTSNGLRDFITDLGGRHHRFKRGYRNVINESKRINEEGLDSQLAIETSGHAALKENYFLDDGAYLIAKILIKMAKLKEQGKKIESLIKNLKKPLESTEVRVKIKTEEFSSYGSQVISGLRNYVSNIPGWSIEDKNYEGIKINCDKANGDGWLLLRMSLHEPVLPINIESDSKGGTSNILKVLTSFLKKYEELDLSEIERIIKKDKDLILS